The genomic DNA TTACAGAGAGATAGATGCCAGTTTACTGATGTAATGCATGTAAACCTTAATTACAGCAAAAACATTTCTTTGTCGCCGGGTGGGTAGGGCTCGAATTCATAATCGGCCGTTTTCAATCCAAGCGTGTTTAAGCAGTGAGCCACAATGTGACGGTGAAAACGGCTACTGGTTTCATCATTAATGAAGGTCTCCGGGTTTACCCAGCAAGCAAAATCGATCTCATCGGTGTCTTGAACATTTATCTCGAAAGTAGAGGGCTTTAAACGACACACAATAAAAAAATTGCCTTTTTCATACTGGTGTGGGTACTTTGTTACGAACCCGACAATATCAGTAAAGGTGGCTTGTATTCCGGTTTCCTCAAATACTTCGCGTTCGGCTGCGTGTAAAACTTGCTCACCCATATCAATATAACCGCCCGGCAATTTTAAGCCCACGCCATTCATAATACGCTCTCTCACTAAAAGAACATCGCCATTTTCACGCTGCACTAGTGTCCCAACGCCAGCCGTATGAGTGGGTGAAAAAGGAG from Reinekea marina includes the following:
- a CDS encoding NUDIX hydrolase yields the protein MLCMLFPRASWHNNRTKRSLVMLDRFTIHFNPFNGAEVTIEQLSIGLSDIETLLDDLRRQNKALVWVTLPIAHAHLVPLLTRAGFVFHLCTEQALTLICRLQPNAYAPFSPTHTAGVGTLVQRENGDVLLVRERIMNGVGLKLPGGYIDMGEQVLHAAEREVFEETGIQATFTDIVGFVTKYPHQYEKGNFFIVCRLKPSTFEINVQDTDEIDFACWVNPETFINDETSSRFHRHIVAHCLNTLGLKTADYEFEPYPPGDKEMFLL